From Garra rufa chromosome 19, GarRuf1.0, whole genome shotgun sequence, the proteins below share one genomic window:
- the il13 gene encoding interleukin-13 → MVKTVLLLTFAVFVSSAPTESSDKKHSDKNSLGELIDELKMAMKDVPKDAEVSFNLNDNLQMNCISQKEREVFFCQAEQELSKEVSGMSGVQFDHFRTDKKLMRNLNMYNKHHVKTCKPAAEGQDEIPLHDFLKNLLTCVKIAFSQAK, encoded by the exons ATGGTGAAGACTGTACTACTGCTCACTTTCGCTGTGTTCGTCTCCAGCGCTCCTACGGAATCCAGTGATAAGAAACACAGTGATAAGAATTCATTGGGAGAGCTTATTGATGAGCTGAAAATGGCAATGAAAGATGTCCCAAAGGATGCTGAGGTAAGTTTTAACTTAAATGATA ATCTACAAATGAATTGCATCAGCCAAAAG GAGCGTGAGGTTTTTTTCTGCCAGGCTGAGCAAGAACTGTCAAAGGAGGTTTCTGGGATGTCTGGTGTCCAATTTGACCATTTCCGTACTGACAAGAAACTAATGAGGAATTTAAACATGTATAACAAGCACCATGTG AAAACCTGCAAACCTGCTGCTGAAGGCCAAGATGAAATCCCTCTGCATGACTTCCTGAAAAATCTCTTGACGTGTGTTAAGATTGCATTTAGCCAAGCCAAGTAA